The DNA sequence TCAGATATATTTTTTTAAGAGAAATAAAATTGTCGCATAATAATTATTCTTATATTAATGATGCAATTTAAAAAGCAAATAAAATGATCTAAAACACATATAAGGAGATAAATTTATGAAAAGTTTTATTATAAAGCAAGTAGAATTTGCAACAATGGTCAAGTTTGCAATTGTGCTGAAAGAGCTTATGTTTATAAAGATATATATGATGAATTTGTAGATAAATTTGTAAAGGCTATGAGTAAAGTAAGTGTAGGAAATACATTAAAGGGGAATTTTGATATGGGGCCACTTGTTAATCAGGCCGGAGTTGATCATGCATTAGGAATGCTTGAGCGTGCAAAAGCCAAAGGTGCTACTGTAGAATGTGGAGGAGAAATAGTTGATACTAGTGGATATTATTTTCCAGCTACTGTGCTTACAAATGTTAAACATGAAGATGAGATTATGCAAAAAGAAATTTTTGCCCCTATTTTGCCTATTGCAAAATTTAATTCACTAGATGAAGCTATTGATATGGCTAATGATTGTGAATATGGACTTACAAGTTCTATTTATACTCAAAATTTGGATATAGCAATGAGAGCAAGTAGGGAAATTAAATTCGGAGAAACTTATATTAATCGTGAAAATTTTGAAGCAATGCAAGGTTTTCATGCAGGATTTAGAAAAAGTGGAATAGGTGGAGCTGATGGGAAACATGGGCTTGAAGAATATTTGGCTACTCATGTGGTTTATTTACAATATAACTCAAAAAAACAATAATTTATTTGCCTTAATCTAAAATTCATGTATTTTTTAGATTAAGGTTTTTTTAGACTTAAAAATTTTTGATTTTAGTGTAATTTTAAATTTTTTATTTTGGATTTTTTAAAATAAATAAAAATAGTAAAAAAATATTTTAATAAAAACTAAGCAAATTTTAGATAACATTCAAGGTTTTATTACATTATTTAAAGAAAGGAATTAATTGTGCCAACCATAAATCAATTGGTTAGAAAAGAGCGTAAAAAAGTTTTAGAAAAATCTAAATCTCCAGCTCTTAAAAATTGTCCACAAAGAAGGGGAGTTTGCACTAGAGTTTATACAACAACTCCTAAAAAGCCAAACTCAGCGTTAAGAAAAGTTGCCAAAGTAAGACTTACTAGTGGTTTTGAAGTGATTAGCTATATCGGTGGTGAAGGTCATAACCTTCAAGAACATAGCATTGTTTTAGTACGTGGTGGTAGAGTTAAAGACTTACCAGGTGTGAAATATCATATTGTACGTGGTGCGCTTGATACCGCAGGTGTTGCAAAAAGAACAGTTTCTCGTTCTAAATATGGTGCTAAGCGTCCTAAAGCAGGTGCTGCTAAGTAAAATTAAAGACAGACAAATCCGTTTGATTTGATTTTGTTTGAGTAAAATTAAAAATTTGAAGGAATAATAATGAGAAGAAGAAAAGCTCCGGTAAGAGAAGTTTTACCTGATCCGATTTATGGTAATAAAGTAATCACAAAATTTATTAATTCTTTAATGTATGATGGAAAAAAAAGTGTTGCAACAACTATTATGTATGGTGCTTTAGAAGCTATTGATAAAAAAGGTGGTGAAAAGAAAGGGATCGATATTTTCAATGAAGCTATTGAAAATATTAAACCTCTTTTAGAAGTAAAATCTCGTCGTGTAGGTGGTGCTACTTATCAGGTTCCAGTTGAAGTAAGACCTGCCAGACAACAAGCTTTGGCTATTCGCTGGATTATTTCTTTTGCAAGAAAAAGAAGTGAAAGAACAATGATAGAAAAACTTGCAGGAGAACTTTTAGATGCTGCTAATAGCAAAGGTGCCTCCTTTAAGAAAAAAGAAGATACTTATAAAATGGCTGAAGCAAATAAAGCATTTGCTCATTATCGTTGGTAAGAGAGGGATGATAAGATGTCAAGAACTACTCCTTTAAAAAAAGTTAGAAATATAGGAATTGCAGCGCATATTGATGCTGGAAAAACAACAACAAGTGAAAGAATTCTTTTCTTCACTGGAATGAGTCATAAAATCGGCGAAGTGCATGATGGTGCTGCAACTATGGACTGGATGGAGCAAGAAAAAGAAAGAGGTATTACAATTACTTCTGCTGCAACAACTTGTTTTTGGAAAGATCATCAAATCAATCTTATCGACACTCCAGGCCACGTGGATTTTACAATTGAAGTTGAAAGATCAATGCGTGTTTTAGATGGTGCTGTAGCTGTTTTTTGTTCAGTTGGTGGGGTTCAACCTCAATCAGAAACTGTTTGGAGACAAGCAAATAAGTATGGAGTTCCAAGAATAGTTTTTGTTAATAAAATGGATAGAATTGGTGCTAATTTCTATAATGTAGAAGATCAAATTCGCAATCGTTTAAAAGCAAATCCAGTGCCACTTCAAATTCCAATTGGTGCTGAAGATAATTTTAAAGGTGTTATAGACCTTGTAACAATGAAAGCTTTGGTTTGGGAAGATGATACAAAGCCAACAGATTATGTTGAAAAAGAAATTCCAGCAGAATTAAAAGAAAAAGCTGAAGAATATCGCACTAAAATGATAGAAGCAGTTTCTGAAACTTCTGATGAATTGATGGAAAAATACCTTAGCGGAGAAGAATTAACTCTTGAGGAAATCAAAACAGGAATTAAAGCTGGATGCCTAAGTCTTGCCATTGTTCCTATGCTTTGTGGAACAGCTTTTAAAAATAAAGGTGTTCAACCTTTATTGGATGCTGTTGTAGCTTATTTACCAGCTCCTGATGAGGTAGCAAATATTAGAGGTGAATATGAAGATGGTACAGAAGTTTCTGTAAAATCAACTGATGATGGTGAATTTGCTGGACTTGCCTTTAAAATTATGACCGATCCATTTGTTGGACAACTTACTTTCGTTCGTGTTTATCGTGGTAGCTTAGAAAGCGGTTCTTATGCTTATAACTCTACAAAAGATAAGAAAGAAAGAATTGGTCGTTTATTAAAGATGCATTCAAATAAAAGAGAAGAAATTAAAGTTCTTTATGCAGGAGAAATTGGTGCTGTTGTGGGGCTTAAAGATACCTTAACGGGTGATACTTTAGCTAGTGAAAAAGATAAAGTTATTTTAGAAAGAATGGATTTTCCAGATCCAGTTATTTCTGTTGCAGTTGAACCAAAAACTAAAGCAGATCAAGAAAAAATGTCTATAGCTTTAAATAAACTTGCACAAGAAGATCCAAGTTTTAGAGTTTCTACTGATGAAGAAAGTGGTCAAACTATTATTTCAGGTATGGGTGAACTTCACTTAGAAATTATTGTTGATCGTATGCTTCGTGAATTTAAGGTTGAAGCTGAAGTAGGTCAACCTCAAGTTGCCTATCGAGAAACAATTAGAAAAACAGTAGAACAAGAATATAAATATGCTAAACAATCAGGTGGGCGCGGTCAATATGGACACGTGTTTTTACGTCTTGAACCACTTGAGCCAGGAAGTGGATATGAGTTTGTTAATGATATTAAAGGTGGGGTAATTCCTAAAGAATATATTCCAGCTGTAGATAAGGGCATCCAAGAAGCTTTGCAAAATGGTGTTTTAGCAGGATATCCTGTAGAGGATGTAAAAGTAACTGTTTATGATGGAAGCTATCACGAAGTAGATTCATCTGAAATGGCATTTAAATTAGCTGCTTCTATGGGTTTTAAAGAAGGAGCTAGAAAAGCAGGAGCTGTAATTTTAGAACCTATGATGAAGGTTGAAGTTGAAACTCCAGAAGAATATATGGGAGATGTAATAGGCGATTTAAATAAACGTCGTGGTCAAGTGAATTCTATGGATGAAAGAGGTGGAAATAAAATTATTACAGCATTTTGTCCTTTAGCTGAAATGTTTGGCTATTCAACAGATCTTAGAAGTCAAACTCAAGGCCGTGCGACTTATTCTATGGAATTTGATCATTACGATGAAGTTCCAAAAAATGTTTCTGAAGAAATTATTAAAAAGAGAAATGGTTAAAAATTAAAAGCGGAATTTTATTCCGCTTTTTGTCCTCGTAGCTCAGCTGGATAGAGCGCAAAATTCCTAATTTTGAGGTCGTGAGTTCGAATCTCGCCGTGGACACCATTTATATAAATATATTTTTTTCTTTCTTTAATTGAATCAAAGTATTAGTATAAATTCTGATGGATATAATTGGTTGCGAAGGGGAGATTTGAACTCCCGACCTTCGGGTTATGAGCCCGACGAGCTAACCACTGCTCTACTTCGCGATAAGTTATTTTTGGATGGGGTAAAGGGATTCGAACCCCTGAATGACAGGACCAAAACCTGTTGCCTTACCGCTTGGCGATACCCCAATTTAAATAAGTTTGTTTTTTATATTTTTTAAGAGAGGAAATTATATTAAAATTTAATTTATTTGTCAAGCAAATAAAGCTATAATTTTTACTAAAATTAATAAAAATTGAGGAATAACAAATGAAATTTGTAAGCATTGAGCAAGCTATTGAAGATTTAAAACAAGGCAAAATGCTTGTAATGGTTGATGCAGAAGATAGAGAAAATGAAGGAGATCTAATTTTTCCTGCTCAATTTAGCACAAAAGAAAAAGTTAATTTTATGATAAAAGAGGCTAGAGGTGTTGTTTGTGTGGCACTTGCGGATAAAATTGCTAAAAAATTTAATCTTGATTTGATGGTGCCGCAAAATACTTCCAATCATGAAACCGCTTTTACAATCACAGTAGATGCTAAAAAAGCTAAAACTGGTGTAAGTGCTTATGAGCGAGATATGACTATAAAAATTTTTGCAGATGATGAAGCAAAAGTAGAAGATTTTGTTCGACCTGGTCATATTAATCCTTTAATTGCTAAAAGCGGAGGAGTATTAGAAAGAACAGGACATACAGAAGGGACTGTAGATCTTTGTCGTTTAGCGGGATTAAAAGAAGCTTGTGTGATTTGTGAAATTGTTAAAGATGATGGAGATATGGCACGCAGAGAGGATTTGGAAAAATTTTGCGAGAAACATAATCTTAATATGATTGCAGTTTCTGATATCATAGAATATAGATTAAAACATGAAAGCCTTATTACCTTAAAAGAACAAAGTGATACTTTTTTAGCAGGTTTTAAAGCTAAAAAATTTGTTTTTACTGATCATAATCATATACAACACATTGTGTTTTCTTTTGGAGAAATTCAAAAATGTACCAATGTTAAATTTCATATTAGCGGAAGTGATTTTGAGCTTTTAACGTCGGATAAATTTTCAAAACTTTTAGAACAAATTAAATTTTTATATGAAAACAGTGGTGTGATTGTTTTTATGCAAGGGGAAAAATCAAGTGTAACTCAATTTAAAAATTATGGTATAGGAGCTCAAATTTTAAGATATTTTAAAATAGAAGAGATTAAGCTTTTATCTCAAAGTTGCGATAAAGATTATATAGGTTTAGAAGGTTTTGGACTAAATCTTAAAGTTTGTAATTTTAATTAGAAAGGGCAAAATGACACTTAAAGAGCAAATTTTAAATGATATTAAAGAGGCAATGAAACAAAAAAATGATTTTAAGCGAGATGTTTTAAGAACCTTAAATGCAGCTTTAAAACAAGTAGAAATTGATCAAAGAATAATTCTTGATGATGAAAAAATATTTAAGATTATTATTGGTGAAATAAAAAAGAGAAAAGATGCAGCAGATATTTATATTAAAGGCAAAAGAGAGGATTTAGCTCAAAAAGAAAATGATGAAATTGCTATTCTTGAAATTTATTTACCAAAGCAATTAAGCGATGAAGAATTAAAATCATCATTAAAAAAAATAATTGAAAAATTAGGGGTAAATTCTTTGAAAGAACAAGGACTTGTTATGAAAGAAGCCAAGGAGGAATTTGGAGCAAGGGTTGATGGAAAAAGATTAAATGAAGCATTAAGGGCAATTTTAAGCTAAAATATTTTAAATAATTTTAAAAATACAATTTACTTTAATATAGATAATTTTGTATTATAAAGAGTTAAGAGAATTAAAGTTGATAATTATTTCTTTAATTTGATGCTATTTATAAAGCTTACAATGGTATTATTTTGTTAAAATAAGCACTAGGGTAAATTAAAAATATATATCGATAAACAAATTGAAATATTTATTTTAATGGAGTTAAAGATGAGATTAAAAGAAATAGCAGAATTTTTAAGCTTGGAATATTATGATGAAGATATTGAAATTACTGCTTTAAATTCTTTATTAAGAGCAAATTTTACAGAACTAACGTATTGCGATGGGGAAAAAAATGCTAAAGATATTCCTAATACTGGAGCTGCTGCAATATTAGTAAGCAAAGAACATGAAAATTTGGTTCCTAAGGATACAAAAGTATTAATCACTCAAAATCCACATTTGAGTTTTGCTTTTTTAAGTAAACTTTTTGCAAAACCTTTGTTTGAGCAAGTTAAAGAAAAAAAACAAAATATTGCCAAGAGTGTTAAAATTATGCCGAATGTTTATATAGGCAACAATGTTAATATTGGGGAAAATGTAGTTATTATGGCTGGTGCTTATATCGGCGATAATGTCAGTATAGGGGATGAAAGTATAATTCATCCTAATGTAGTGATTTATAATGATACTAAAATTGGAAAAAAATGCCATCTTTTAGCAAATTGTGTTATAGGAAGTGATGGTTTTGGTTATGCACATAATAAAAATGGAGAACATTATAAAATTTATCACAATGGTAATGTTATTTTGGAAGATTTTGTAGAAATTGGAGCTTGCACAACAATTGATAGAGCTGTTTTTGATAGTACGATTATTAAAGCAGGAACTAAAGTAGATAATCTCGTTCAAATAGGACATAATTGCGATATAGGACAAAATTGTATTATTGTGGCTCAAACTGGAATTTCGGGTTCAAGCCAATTAGGAAGAAATGTTGTTATGGGTGGTCAAAGTGCTACAAGTGGCCATTTAAAAATAGGAGATTTTAGCACAATAGCAGCACGAGGTGGAGTAAGCAAAAATCTTGAAGGGGGTAGAGTTTATGGAGGTTTTCCTATTATGCTTCAAAAAGATTGGCTTAAGCTCCAAGCTAAGATAGCTATAAAATTTAAAGAATAATTATAAAATAAGCATAGCATCGCCATAAGAGTAAAATCTATATTTTTCTTTTATGGCCAACTCATAAAGTTTTAAACATTGTTCCCTACCTATAAAAGATGAGACTAACATAATAAGAGTCGATTTAGGTAAATGAAAATTAGTTAAAAGATAATTTTGTCTTATAGGTGGATTATTAGGATGTAAAAATAGATCACAAAATCCATTTTCTTTATGTGTTCTTGCATAATATTCTATACTTCTTGTTACAGTGGTTCCAATACCTAAAATAGGCTTTTTTGAATTAATAATCTCACAAGCTTTTTTTGGGATATTGAAAAATTCACTATGCATTTTATGTTCTTGTATATTTTCACATTCCACATTTTTAAAAGTACCTGCACCTACATGTAAAGTTAGATGATAAATTTCATGTTTTTTCTTTAAATCGCAAATCATATCTTCGCTAAAATGTAAACTTGCTGTAGGAGCAGCCACTGCGCCTAAATTTTTAGCAAATATACTTTGATAATCTTTAATATCATCAGTGTTATCTGCTCTTTTGATATAAGGAGGTAAGGGAA is a window from the Campylobacter sp. RM10537 genome containing:
- the rpsL gene encoding 30S ribosomal protein S12, producing MPTINQLVRKERKKVLEKSKSPALKNCPQRRGVCTRVYTTTPKKPNSALRKVAKVRLTSGFEVISYIGGEGHNLQEHSIVLVRGGRVKDLPGVKYHIVRGALDTAGVAKRTVSRSKYGAKRPKAGAAK
- the rpsG gene encoding 30S ribosomal protein S7 is translated as MRRRKAPVREVLPDPIYGNKVITKFINSLMYDGKKSVATTIMYGALEAIDKKGGEKKGIDIFNEAIENIKPLLEVKSRRVGGATYQVPVEVRPARQQALAIRWIISFARKRSERTMIEKLAGELLDAANSKGASFKKKEDTYKMAEANKAFAHYRW
- the fusA gene encoding elongation factor G, with the translated sequence MSRTTPLKKVRNIGIAAHIDAGKTTTSERILFFTGMSHKIGEVHDGAATMDWMEQEKERGITITSAATTCFWKDHQINLIDTPGHVDFTIEVERSMRVLDGAVAVFCSVGGVQPQSETVWRQANKYGVPRIVFVNKMDRIGANFYNVEDQIRNRLKANPVPLQIPIGAEDNFKGVIDLVTMKALVWEDDTKPTDYVEKEIPAELKEKAEEYRTKMIEAVSETSDELMEKYLSGEELTLEEIKTGIKAGCLSLAIVPMLCGTAFKNKGVQPLLDAVVAYLPAPDEVANIRGEYEDGTEVSVKSTDDGEFAGLAFKIMTDPFVGQLTFVRVYRGSLESGSYAYNSTKDKKERIGRLLKMHSNKREEIKVLYAGEIGAVVGLKDTLTGDTLASEKDKVILERMDFPDPVISVAVEPKTKADQEKMSIALNKLAQEDPSFRVSTDEESGQTIISGMGELHLEIIVDRMLREFKVEAEVGQPQVAYRETIRKTVEQEYKYAKQSGGRGQYGHVFLRLEPLEPGSGYEFVNDIKGGVIPKEYIPAVDKGIQEALQNGVLAGYPVEDVKVTVYDGSYHEVDSSEMAFKLAASMGFKEGARKAGAVILEPMMKVEVETPEEYMGDVIGDLNKRRGQVNSMDERGGNKIITAFCPLAEMFGYSTDLRSQTQGRATYSMEFDHYDEVPKNVSEEIIKKRNG
- a CDS encoding bifunctional 3,4-dihydroxy-2-butanone 4-phosphate synthase/GTP cyclohydrolase II; translated protein: MKFVSIEQAIEDLKQGKMLVMVDAEDRENEGDLIFPAQFSTKEKVNFMIKEARGVVCVALADKIAKKFNLDLMVPQNTSNHETAFTITVDAKKAKTGVSAYERDMTIKIFADDEAKVEDFVRPGHINPLIAKSGGVLERTGHTEGTVDLCRLAGLKEACVICEIVKDDGDMARREDLEKFCEKHNLNMIAVSDIIEYRLKHESLITLKEQSDTFLAGFKAKKFVFTDHNHIQHIVFSFGEIQKCTNVKFHISGSDFELLTSDKFSKLLEQIKFLYENSGVIVFMQGEKSSVTQFKNYGIGAQILRYFKIEEIKLLSQSCDKDYIGLEGFGLNLKVCNFN
- a CDS encoding GatB/YqeY domain-containing protein; its protein translation is MTLKEQILNDIKEAMKQKNDFKRDVLRTLNAALKQVEIDQRIILDDEKIFKIIIGEIKKRKDAADIYIKGKREDLAQKENDEIAILEIYLPKQLSDEELKSSLKKIIEKLGVNSLKEQGLVMKEAKEEFGARVDGKRLNEALRAILS
- the lpxD gene encoding UDP-3-O-(3-hydroxymyristoyl)glucosamine N-acyltransferase gives rise to the protein MRLKEIAEFLSLEYYDEDIEITALNSLLRANFTELTYCDGEKNAKDIPNTGAAAILVSKEHENLVPKDTKVLITQNPHLSFAFLSKLFAKPLFEQVKEKKQNIAKSVKIMPNVYIGNNVNIGENVVIMAGAYIGDNVSIGDESIIHPNVVIYNDTKIGKKCHLLANCVIGSDGFGYAHNKNGEHYKIYHNGNVILEDFVEIGACTTIDRAVFDSTIIKAGTKVDNLVQIGHNCDIGQNCIIVAQTGISGSSQLGRNVVMGGQSATSGHLKIGDFSTIAARGGVSKNLEGGRVYGGFPIMLQKDWLKLQAKIAIKFKE
- the queA gene encoding tRNA preQ1(34) S-adenosylmethionine ribosyltransferase-isomerase QueA, which translates into the protein MKQDLILSSYDYHLPQELIANYPIIPKENAKLLVYERKNQKIFHTNFANLKEILPDCAIFFNDTKVIKARIYGKKLSGGKIELFLHQPLLNSKKPSFIVQIKGRVKINEILHFEKNLIAEVIQILEDGMRQVCFYQNDKILNTNELYELLDKIGHIPLPPYIKRADNTDDIKDYQSIFAKNLGAVAAPTASLHFSEDMICDLKKKHEIYHLTLHVGAGTFKNVECENIQEHKMHSEFFNIPKKACEIINSKKPILGIGTTVTRSIEYYARTHKENGFCDLFLHPNNPPIRQNYLLTNFHLPKSTLIMLVSSFIGREQCLKLYELAIKEKYRFYSYGDAMLIL